ACCATGACGATTGTCTTTTTAAATTCCCGATTGAGTTGCGAGAGCAGATTCATTATCGATTCGGCCGATTGTTTATCAAGATCGCCAGTTGGCTCATCGGCCAGTATCAGATCAGGATCGGTGACAATGGCACGGGCAATGGCTACGCGTTGTTCCTGACCCCCTGACAACTGGTTGGGATAATGCTTCATACGATCCGCGAGCCCCACCACCCCAAGGGCTGTTTCGACCTGCTTTTTACGTTCTACTTTATTAAGCTTAGTCAGCAGGAGAGGAAGCTCCACATTTTCAAAGGCATTCAGCACAGGCATGAGATTATAAAACTGGAAAATAAATCCAATATGTCTGCTGCGCCATTTAGCCATCTCAGAATCGGAGAGACTGGAAATATCGTCATCACCGACCCTGACCCGACCTTCGGAAACGCGGTCAATCCCGGCAATCAGATTTAACAACGTCGTTTTGCCGGAACCAGAGGGTCCCATGAGGGCGAGGAATTCCCCTTCAGGAATGCTAAGCGAAATATTTCGCAACACGGGGATTTCGAGCTTGTCACGGTAATACGATTTGTAAACTGAATCGACCTGTACGATAGCTTTTGACATCAGAGAACCTTTACTATGCTATTAAGATGATAATTCTATTTTTTGTCCGGTGGTCATTTTGCCCGGAGGGGAAAGAACAACTTGATCACCCTGTGATAGCCCGCTTATTATTTCGACAAGCCTTCCGAGTTCTCTGCCAGTTGTAACCGGAACCGCAGTTGCGCGGTCGCCGTCGATGCGAAAAACAATGCTTTGTCCATTACGGCTTGTTATTGCCTCTTTATCGACGGCGATTGCATTGACCTCGGCGCTGGTTGTGTCTTCTTGTTTAGTAAAGAAATTGACCCGCGCCGACATTTCCGGAAGAACTTTCTTATCTATCTCATCAAATGCAATTTTGGTAAGTACTGTCGCGCGCGAGCGATCTGCCGTGGGCACAATTTTTTTCACGTGACCGGCATAGGTAACGCTGGGGTAAGCATCGAGAACAATCTCGCATCGCTGGCCGATCTGTACTTTTACAATGTTAGACTCGTTGACATCGGCTTCCACTTCGAGTGAGTTCATATCGGCAAGGGTGACCACTGAACCTTTCGATGAAGCCGATGATGCAAACGGAGCGACAATCTCGCCAACATCGGCATTTTTCATTAACACTGTGCCGTTAAACGGCGCCCTGATAAATGTATTTTCGAGATTAACCTCGGCTACTGTCACCGCTGCGGCCGAGCCCTGCACTCGTGCCAGAGCATTGTTATAGTTTGTCTCCGATAACTCAAGCTCCGCATTCGTTATAGCTCCTGATTGGAGCAATGCCTTCCGTCTGCGAAAATCCCGTCCTGCATTGAGTGTGTCAACTTCCGCCTGTCGGAGAGCCGCCGCTGCGACATTGAGATTTGCCTTCATATCATTATTATCAAGACGCGCGATTACCTCTCCCGCGGATACGGTATCCCCCTCCTCGAAGCCCAGATACTCAAGCCGGCCTGTTCCCTTTGACGCCACTTCGGCCATACGTTGAGCCACCACATACCCTGTCGCAACAAGGTCCGCGGTTGCATCCGAGCCGCCTAAGAGGATCACTGACGTCGATTGAACTTTGGTCGACGGAACGACTTTTTCACGAAACTGGAAGTAGACAAGTATCAGTACAACTATGCCGACTGCGGCCAACAGATACCGCCAGACATTGCTTTTGGGACGATCGTCGAATTTGCGGCTTTTGTCGATGCGGAGCGACGATATCTCCGCTCTGTTCTCTTTAGGTTCCATACTCAGTTTCTAAGGGCATATCACTTGTCCAACTATGATAGGTCTTGAGTAATATTTATTGATTAGAGAGCCAAATCAAGTGAAATAATTTTCAAATGAGACAAGCGGGATATGAGGTTAGACCCTCATATTCAACTAACAATGACGATACAATGGCGCTTTGAAATAAGAGAAAAGGAAAGGCAGCATATCCTACCAGATACCCAACTGGTCTTTGGCCAAATCTGAGGCCATCTCCTTCGGGTCCCAAACTGGTTCCCAGACAATAACGACATCGACTTTGGTAACACCATCGAGCTCTTCTATGGCCCGGTGGCACATCGCGATGATCATCTCCCCGAACGGACAGGCCGGACTAGTGAGCGTCATTTTGACTTTGGCCTCACCGGCATCGTTTATGTCAACATCGTATACGAGTCCAAGATCGACGATCCCAATCCGAATCTCCGGATCGGTAATAGGCCGAAGGGCTTCGATCATTTGCTCTTTTGTGATCGAGTGAACAGCTTTGGTAACATTATTCATCATCAGTTATCCTTTATTGTATTTGGGGTTGAACTCCGAAAAAGCTCAGGCAATTTCTTCCTCGGTTGATATATTCGCCGTCAAAGCGCCGTTTCCTGCGGAATAGTTTCTCATTCCTTCAAGCAGCGTCACCCAGGCCAACAAGGCGCATTTTATTCTAACTGGAAATTTCTGCACGCCGCTCAGAGAATTGAGATCCCCCAAATCCTGAATTTCGGGCGCGATCCCTTCCCCTTTGAGCATGCTTCTGACTGCTTCCACTATACGCCGGGCATCTTCGAAGCTCTTACCTTTTACAGTCTCGACGAGCATCGATGCCGAAGCCACCGATATCGCGCAGCCTTTGCAATCAACATGGATATCCGCAAGATTGCCTTGGTTCATTTCAACGCGGAGCGCGATTTCATCGCCACATGACGGATTAATGCCATCGGAGCTGATATCGACACGGGCGACCTGTTTTTTCCCCCGGGGAGAGCGGTAGTGCTCGAGAATAATTTCGCGGTACATGTCATCGAGTGAAGCGTTCATACACCAAAATACTTTCTCATCTCGATAATGGCGTCGGCTAGCGCATCGATATCGGTCTCGTCATTGTAAATATAGACCGAGGCGCGAGCGGTGGCGACTTTCCCCAATGCCTTCATGAGCGGCTGAGCGCAGTGATGTCCGGCGCGGATGGCAATGCCGCGTGAGTCTAAAAATGTGCTGATATCATGGGGGTGCAGATCGGCATCGGTAAATGAAATCGCTCCGCCGCGATGAGCGGCATCGAGCGGACCCTGAATTTCAAGTTTCGGAATGGCAGATAATTTTTCGATAGCGTAACGGGTCAATTCGCGCTCATGCAGACGGACAGCGTCCATGCCGAGATTTTCCAAATAGGTGAGGGCGGAGTCGAATGCGATAACATCGGCGATATTCGGCGTGCCAGCTTCAAATTTGTTCGGCAGGGTATTAAACGTAACTTTATCAAAACGAACTTCGCGAATCATTTCCCCGCCAAAATTAAACGGCGGCATCGCATCAAGGAGTTCTTTTTTGCCATAGAGAATGCCGACACCAGTCGGACCGAGCATTTTATGCGACGAAAAAGTATAGAAATCGGCATTCAGCTCTTTCACATTTACCGGCATATGCGGCACCGCCTGCGCTCCATCGACAACGACAACGGCGCCATGTTTGTGGGCAGCTGCAATAATTTCATCGAGAGGATTTATCGTCCCCAGTACATTTGACATGTGGCTGACAGCCACAAGTTTGGTCTTGGATGTAATAATCTCGTCAATCGAACTCAGATCGAGATGGCCGCAGAGGGTTATCGGGATTTTCTTCAGGATTGCTTTCTTGCGTTGGGCAATCATAAACCAAGGCACAAAATTGGCATGGTGCTCCATTTCGGTGATGACAATCTCATCCCCTTCTGAAATATTGACCTCGCCCCATGAATAGGCAATAAGATTTATAGCTTCGGTCGCGCCCCGGGTGAAGATTATTTCTTCGGGACGCGTGCCGCCTATAAATTTGGCTGTGTGCTTTCTGGTTCTCTCATATCCTTCGGTTGCCCGCTCGGCGAGAGTATGAAGCCCGCGATGGACATTGGCATTATTTTTCTTGTAGTAATCGATTAACGAGTGGATAACCACATTCGGCTTCTGCGAGGTTGCAGCGTTATCGAGATAGACCAATCTGTGACCATTTATCTGCTGAGGCAAAATGGGGAAATCGGCTTTGATCTTCTCGACGTCCAGACCGAGCGTCAGGTCGCCGACCTTAATACTTTTCTGCTGCACATGTGTTGACATATCTTCAAATATCCTGTTGCACGCGTGTATTACACACGGACAAAAATCTCTTCTCCTTCAATTTTCAACTCGTACGTATCAATCGGCACGACCGCCGGAGGCGCAGTCACCGCGCCAGTTTTCAGGTCAAAGCGCGCTCCATGCCTCGAACACATTATCTCGTTGCCGCGGATCCTGCCCGTGTGAATAGGTTCTGAGTCATGGGTACATTCATCCGCGACAGCGTAAAATCCATCGACAGTATGAGCGACCACGATTAGAACATGATTAACCTCGAAGGCTTTGAGTTTCCCCTGCGGGATATCTTCCGTCGAAGCAATTCGAACAAAAGTACTCATAGCCTAAATCTCTTCAAGCCGTGCGGTCACATAGGCCGAAATCTGTTCACGCAAATCCTCGGGAAGCAACCCAAATGTCGATGCCACGTAGCCTGAGACAATCATCCGAACGGCATCTTTGTGCGCAATACCGCGGCATGAGAGATAGAACAATTGTAGTGGGTCAATCGGTCCCACAGTCGCGCCATGGGTACAGGAAACATCTTCGTTGAGAATCTCAAGCTCAGGAACAGTCTCAGCCTTAGTGCCTGGATTTAAAAGCAAGTTCCGGTTTTCCTGATAGGCCGCGCAGGTTTTCGCAGTCTTATCAATTCGGATAAGACCGGTGTAGGCGGAATGCGCTTTGTCTTTCAGGACCACCTTAAAATTAATGTTCGATGTCGTCTGTCCGGCGGAATGATGATGCAAAGTATGATTATCAAAGTGTTGGTAATCGGTACCGAACAAAAGGCCGGCCATTTTACTGTCAGCCCCCTGACCATCGAGGATAACGCCGAAGTTTTGCTTGGTCGTCGATCCGCCAAAGGCGAGCGGAATGGTCAGCATAGTCGCGCTCTTCTCAATACGTGCGCGGTGGGTCAGATAGGCATTGACTCCTGATCCCTGACGTTGAAGCGAGACATAGCGCGTCCGGCTATTTGCCAGACCGATAATTTCGACCGCGCCATTGCTTTGTGTCGGAGCTTTGTCGGAATCAAGCGAACCGCCCCGGTATTCGTCAATAATTGTTGCTTCGGCATTCTCACCGATAACAATAAGCAGTCTCGGAAACTGAGAAGCGCCAGCCTCGGCGGACTCGCGAACTAAATGAATAGGCTTTTCGATAGTTATGTTTTTTGGGACATATACAAATATCCCATCGTTCCACATCGCGCCATTCATTGCTTCAAACTTCCCGAACTGATCATTGATGAGCGAGTAGAGATATTTTTCGACTATTTCCGGATGCGAGAGTACAGCCGCACTCAACGAAGAAACAACCACGCCTTTGGATCGGGCTTCGCTGCCCATCTCCACACCTATCTCACGGCACGCAAAATCAACGGCGAGTGCAGCGAGATGGCCGTTGGCTAAATTCTTCTTCTCGTTTTCTGCCCCGGGGGGCTGCCTTCCGGTTTTAGCCTCGACACCTGCAGTATTTGGAACTGCAATAAATTTATTCGGGTCGGTGTAACGCCACAAATTCAGGCCGCGGCGGGGCAGAGGCTGTTCGTTGAATCGCTCCAGAGACAGCTTTCGTTTTTCGCTCAGCCATGTCTGTTTGTCCGATGTTTCTAATTCTGTATTCTTCATCATTATCCTATTGAACCTTCCATTTCGAGTTCTATGAGTCGGTTCAACTCCACTGCATACTCAAGCGGCAATTCCTTGGTGAAAGGTTCCATAAAGCCGTTCACAATCAACAGTCGCGCTCCATCTTCAGTCAAGCCGCGGCTAGTCAGATAGAAAAGTTGTTCTTCAGCTACTTTTGAAACTCGCGCTTCATGTTCGATTTTTACCTGGTCATTATCAATTTCCATCGTCGGATAGGTATCGCTTCGGGCGTCCCGGCCAATCAATAGCGCGTCGCATTCGACCGAGACTTTGGAGTTAGTCGCGCCTTTGTGGACTTTGACAAGCCCGCGATACGACGCCCGTCCGTTGTCTTTCGAAATAGATTTTGATGTAATCCGAGAGGATGTATTAGGCGCG
This region of Candidatus Zixiibacteriota bacterium genomic DNA includes:
- a CDS encoding ABC transporter ATP-binding protein, which encodes MSKAIVQVDSVYKSYYRDKLEIPVLRNISLSIPEGEFLALMGPSGSGKTTLLNLIAGIDRVSEGRVRVGDDDISSLSDSEMAKWRSRHIGFIFQFYNLMPVLNAFENVELPLLLTKLNKVERKKQVETALGVVGLADRMKHYPNQLSGGQEQRVAIARAIVTDPDLILADEPTGDLDKQSAESIMNLLSQLNREFKKTIVMVTHDPRAAEAAHVVKHLDKGELAKS
- a CDS encoding efflux RND transporter periplasmic adaptor subunit, whose translation is MEPKENRAEISSLRIDKSRKFDDRPKSNVWRYLLAAVGIVVLILVYFQFREKVVPSTKVQSTSVILLGGSDATADLVATGYVVAQRMAEVASKGTGRLEYLGFEEGDTVSAGEVIARLDNNDMKANLNVAAAALRQAEVDTLNAGRDFRRRKALLQSGAITNAELELSETNYNNALARVQGSAAAVTVAEVNLENTFIRAPFNGTVLMKNADVGEIVAPFASSASSKGSVVTLADMNSLEVEADVNESNIVKVQIGQRCEIVLDAYPSVTYAGHVKKIVPTADRSRATVLTKIAFDEIDKKVLPEMSARVNFFTKQEDTTSAEVNAIAVDKEAITSRNGQSIVFRIDGDRATAVPVTTGRELGRLVEIISGLSQGDQVVLSPPGKMTTGQKIELSS
- a CDS encoding iron-sulfur cluster assembly protein, whose amino-acid sequence is MMNNVTKAVHSITKEQMIEALRPITDPEIRIGIVDLGLVYDVDINDAGEAKVKMTLTSPACPFGEMIIAMCHRAIEELDGVTKVDVVIVWEPVWDPKEMASDLAKDQLGIW
- a CDS encoding SUF system NifU family Fe-S cluster assembly protein, coding for MNASLDDMYREIILEHYRSPRGKKQVARVDISSDGINPSCGDEIALRVEMNQGNLADIHVDCKGCAISVASASMLVETVKGKSFEDARRIVEAVRSMLKGEGIAPEIQDLGDLNSLSGVQKFPVRIKCALLAWVTLLEGMRNYSAGNGALTANISTEEEIA
- a CDS encoding cysteine desulfurase, translating into MSTHVQQKSIKVGDLTLGLDVEKIKADFPILPQQINGHRLVYLDNAATSQKPNVVIHSLIDYYKKNNANVHRGLHTLAERATEGYERTRKHTAKFIGGTRPEEIIFTRGATEAINLIAYSWGEVNISEGDEIVITEMEHHANFVPWFMIAQRKKAILKKIPITLCGHLDLSSIDEIITSKTKLVAVSHMSNVLGTINPLDEIIAAAHKHGAVVVVDGAQAVPHMPVNVKELNADFYTFSSHKMLGPTGVGILYGKKELLDAMPPFNFGGEMIREVRFDKVTFNTLPNKFEAGTPNIADVIAFDSALTYLENLGMDAVRLHERELTRYAIEKLSAIPKLEIQGPLDAAHRGGAISFTDADLHPHDISTFLDSRGIAIRAGHHCAQPLMKALGKVATARASVYIYNDETDIDALADAIIEMRKYFGV
- a CDS encoding Rieske 2Fe-2S domain-containing protein → MSTFVRIASTEDIPQGKLKAFEVNHVLIVVAHTVDGFYAVADECTHDSEPIHTGRIRGNEIMCSRHGARFDLKTGAVTAPPAVVPIDTYELKIEGEEIFVRV
- the sufD gene encoding Fe-S cluster assembly protein SufD, which codes for MMKNTELETSDKQTWLSEKRKLSLERFNEQPLPRRGLNLWRYTDPNKFIAVPNTAGVEAKTGRQPPGAENEKKNLANGHLAALAVDFACREIGVEMGSEARSKGVVVSSLSAAVLSHPEIVEKYLYSLINDQFGKFEAMNGAMWNDGIFVYVPKNITIEKPIHLVRESAEAGASQFPRLLIVIGENAEATIIDEYRGGSLDSDKAPTQSNGAVEIIGLANSRTRYVSLQRQGSGVNAYLTHRARIEKSATMLTIPLAFGGSTTKQNFGVILDGQGADSKMAGLLFGTDYQHFDNHTLHHHSAGQTTSNINFKVVLKDKAHSAYTGLIRIDKTAKTCAAYQENRNLLLNPGTKAETVPELEILNEDVSCTHGATVGPIDPLQLFYLSCRGIAHKDAVRMIVSGYVASTFGLLPEDLREQISAYVTARLEEI